From Bacteroidota bacterium:
GCTAAAGACATCGCCGACATTGTGGGCATCATGAACCTGGGCAAGCTGGTGATGCAGCGGACGAAAGAGGAAATTGCCGGCGAAGATCTCGAAAAACTGTACGTCGAATACATGGCCGGCTATATGGACCAGGCCGCGTAAATCCCTACGGATTTACTTTCAAAAAAACGCAGCACAACAAACATCATGTTAAAACTTCTTGTCGAAAAAGAACTGCGCGACATAGTCAGTTCGACAAAGTTCACCATCACCTTTGCGGTATGTGCCGTGCTTATCCTGCTTGCTTTTTATGTAGGTGCACGCAACTACCAGGTAAGCATGAACGAGTATGAGGCAGCGCAAGCTGAGAACCTCAAGCAGATGCAGGAGCTTACCAGTTGGAACGACATCGAACACCGGATTTTCCTGAAGCCACAGCCATTGGCAGCGCTGGTGTCTGGTGTGTCGAATGACATTGGGCGAAACCTTGAGGTGGAAACCCGTGGTGAATTGCGCACCGAAAACAGCAGATTCAGCGAAGATCCGCTCTTTGCCGTTTTCCGATTCCTCGACCTGGAGTTCATATTTACAGTGGTGTTGTCCCTGTTTGCAATTTTGTTCGGGTATGATGCTGTAAACGGAGAGAAAGAGCGTGGCACGTTGCGGCTCTCTTTTTCAAACTCCGTTCCGCGAGACAAATACATTTTGGGCAAAATTATCGGATCGTTCCTGGCGCTGGTTGTACCGTTGTTGGTTGCAATATTGCTCGGTTTCCTGTTGTTACCGCTGTTTGGGGTGCCGATGACGGGCGATCTCTGGATGCGACTTGGCCTGATTGTGCTGTCTGGCCTGTTGTATTTCAGCGTCTTCCTCACGCTTTCCGTGTTTATCTCTGCGATGACAGAGCATTCATCCAGCTCATTCCTGATGTTGCTTGTAGCCTGGATTTTTGCCGTGCTTATTATCCCGAGAACAGCTGTGTTGTTGTCTGGCCGCGCGGTTG
This genomic window contains:
- a CDS encoding ABC transporter permease subunit, with product MLKLLVEKELRDIVSSTKFTITFAVCAVLILLAFYVGARNYQVSMNEYEAAQAENLKQMQELTSWNDIEHRIFLKPQPLAALVSGVSNDIGRNLEVETRGELRTENSRFSEDPLFAVFRFLDLEFIFTVVLSLFAILFGYDAVNGEKERGTLRLSFSNSVPRDKYILGKIIGSFLALVVPLLVAILLGFLLLPLFGVPMTGDLWMRLGLIVLSGLLYFSVFLTLSVFISAMTEHSSSSFLMLLVAWIFAVLIIPRTAVLLSGRAVDVPSMDQINFEKSAFEDQLWQEDRKKMDEFWRSNPSNPSESREQRMMQFRTFMTELADARDEEERKFAEQLNEDRRNRENVQQRVALNIARISPAASFSLASADLAGTSLELKRRFQETADDYQVNYAEFINEKTGGLGGGWWSRGGGETQSEAIDPYELPAYTFEEPPASELVSGALPDIGILVMFNLLFFVGAFVAFLKYDVR